In Gossypium hirsutum isolate 1008001.06 chromosome D01, Gossypium_hirsutum_v2.1, whole genome shotgun sequence, the genomic window cgggaaaaaaaaatgaatggaatgaaaaaaattttcaaaggtgtGGTCATCATTTTATCAGAAAATacaacaacaataacaacatATCAAGCCTTTAATCACTACAAGCAGGTCCACAGAATGTATCATATTGCATCATTGTACTCAAAATTTATGGGTTTACTTGTATCTTTCATAAGCTAAGAAAATTTATCAGAAAAGgcaataaatttatcaatttcaaaagaCTGCTCAACACAGATTGATAAAATGACAATGAAAAAGTAATATCAGTAAAAACAGCCTGGCTCATACCTTTGCCATGGAGGTCAAAATATCAGCCAAGAAGAAGTCGGAAAAAGTTATCGCCTGGATTCACCATATCAACTTAATATTAAAATACAGCATATGCACATGGTGTCAAAGCAagaaataaactataaaaaagaATGTGTCCCCATTTCAGTTGTGGTTTGGAGATGCATGGTCCAACATTAAGGTCAAGCATGGAGGATCTTTAGTTCATGATGTTCGTAAATATGCATCACTACATTACAATGAGGATATAGACTCTTAGGTACAAAGATTAACATAGTTCACACATAAAATTCGAGCAGTATCAGGTAATTCCACAAGATTAGGTCCAGCCAAAGATCGTTGCCCAAGTTAAAGTACAGGATTGGCCATGTAAAAGTTGATATACAGGCCTTTTTGCAGAGTTCTTGTAAGAATTTAAGTTGCAAACATGGAAATGGACACTAAAAAATGCCGTGATCCTTTTCTTTGAAGAAAAACCATGATGCAAAGATCAAGAAAACATCAAGAAAGATGAATCTTGATATGACTAATCACTTTCTTCCAAAAAGAGATACAACATAAACTTCATCACATTATTACTTGTTCAGTTTCTCAAAGTATTGACAAAGTAAATCTAATGTATAAGAAAATGCCATGAGAATGAACCGATCATTAAGTTATTGATAGTAGCAAAATTATCAAACACGTCCATAGAGATAACAATCAGACCTGTAATGGAAGAACTATTCGCCAAAGAGCCCTTAGCAAGTAGTATCgggatgaaaaataaaaaatgtcaaaagggAATATTAAAAGCATCACGACTGCAAAATATAGAAGCACCTGAAGTAGAAAACATGTAAAATTTAGTGATGATGGTAAAGGGAGTGGAAAGAAAGCAATATTGCAATTTACTTTTCATgctgaaaatgttaaaattataatcAACTCGTCATTCAAGCTGGGAATAAGtgcatataaataataataaaaaaatattaaaataataaaaaaagaaaaaagaaaggatgcATCTATTACACTGGTTGGGAAGCAGCCAATGATACTTCTCCATTAGAGTAGAGATAAAGATATGCTGTCATACTGGTTGGAACAATGATAGTCATCCATGTAGCGCACTGAAATTACAACAATCGTAGAGAGAGTTATTTTATTTGAGGAAAATTACCAAGCACTATTAGCAACAATTGCACCAGTAGACCATCGAGCTTTATGTAGATATTTCaagataaaaaagaaaactaagaaaacaaaagaagaaaatggaACAATTCCTTCAAAAGTTCAATGTTATATCCCTGATACACATTTACAAAGCTTGAAGCTAAAGATAACATTATAAATGGATCCCTCAAAATAATACATCAGCTACACAAACTTCAAACATATTGAAATCATACTAAAGAAAGTATAGGTTCCAGAGCAGGACGAAATTCAATCGAGTATTAGAAATAAATTGCAGCCATTGCCCGCCATATAGTATATCATTAGCTGAAGAACAAGACAAGAAACAAGGCAACCAAGTATAGTTTATCCATATAGTATATCATAATGAGCCATCGGTACATATTAGGCAACCTGATTAAAAGATCTGATTGGGGAATTCAATTACCTTCCATATTTCTCTATGAGTGAGATGGTTCTGATCGAGATCAAAAATTTTGGCATAATTGATATTAGACCGAGAAAAGACCCATAAATTGATTCCCCAAAGCCATGCCATTGTAGTCTGTAATATCAAAACAAGAAGAATAATCTCTTACAAGTCCTTAAACACACAACATAAAATTGCACTCATATCGAAAAAATTAgtataacataatttttttttatatatcataaaattttaactaaccaCCAGAAGAAGAGGATTATAATACAAAAATGCCTCATATAGAAATAGGTCCCGTAGGTCTGCACTCATTCTCATTACGGATTGCCATCCAGTCTGCAATATTTTGGCATACATGATGAGAACTTGTTATAACCATTATTAACATCAAATATGAACTGTATAGCTTGAAACAACTAGAATATAAAATAAGACTAACCTTCCCACAGATGAAACCCCAGAGTAAGAACAATAGTACCTGGATATCTAAATAGATTAGGATTCCAGAAGGTTGAGAAATAACTAAAAGATACAAGTTACAACTGAGGAATTCGTTTTTCTTTGAGGTTAACcactttatatttattaaaaggaAGTAAATGGATAATAAACACAGCAACAATATCATTGAAAACAAACCTTGAATCTCCATAATAATGTAGGCGAAGGCACAATTGCAGCAGTAACCAATGGTATACTTGCATTCTTCGATCCATTTATCTCCAACGGATGCACGTAACTGTTCTCCACACCATTTCCCAATTCTGCACCTGACAGTTATTCTACAATATATTAGATCTAAGCAGCAAAACTAAATCAATAATAACCTTTAATTTCCAATGAAAATGTTCATATAGAGTTCTTGTACCTAGATCAGATACCACTGCTCTGCTACCGGACCTCCTTAAATGCGGACTATTGATAGGAGCAGCAACCTGACCTCCGAACATAGGTGTATGTAGAAGATGGTAAAGCTATTAAACCCACTCCAGCTACCCTAGTGTTCTGCCATAAATAATATTGAAACAGAAACATATAAAGAAGCATTACTTGAATAATCAATAGACACCTGCATGCCATTTAAGGATCTTAAATCTAAGTTTTAACTTCAACATTTCTTCCAAGAACAAGTTAACCATACATTCTTACAGTGAGCTGTTTAGTTAGTATAAATTGCGTATATTTAGGGAGGGACAGCCACGAAACCTCTCGAAAGGATTAGTCTCTAACTCTCTATGGAGAGTAAAACGGATACCTTGGTTCCAAATAAAAATTGGATATATTGTAATGCAGCAAAATATCAAATACATAAAAACAGACACAAACATCTATTCCTACAATTTTTCACTCAAAACTATTAGCCAACTCCGCAACAAGCATCAAAGCATATAATTCACATTCACATAATTAATAAATAGAATCTAAAAGGGAATCAATTAAAATGAAATCCATATATAAAGAAAATTTGCCTTACCTAATAGAAATTCCCTGCAATGAATGTACCTGTATAAAGGGAGTTCAAACGCAGCCCAAAatcaaaaaagaaacaaagcaaatgAAAAACCCAGAAATACCCAGTTCCTAAAAAGCAGGAAGAAATCTTCCCGTTTGTTTCTAGGGAAGATGTAAACTGGAAAAAAATTTCTCTAGGaaagttttttctttttagtttctcttttttttcagcttcaaagaaaaaaattattactatcaaataataattacttTGAATATTGTGCAAAGATTGAAATTTTGACTTTTCTCTTTTGGGATCTCAAAAAATCCCGAATCAGAAGCTGTGTTTGTTTTTGAGTGAATTACGAGGAGGAAATTGAAgcaaaaaaatgggtaaatttaaACGAAATATTGTTGTGAAAATTATAAAAGAGCAATTGGTTCACTTTCATAAACGTGTTTCCTGGACCTGAAATTGTGAAAATCagaaatgttttaattaatttctatataTCTTTCTTTGTTTGTACCATTAATCCttatttatttagaaaatgaaaatatgtgcatgcatttatttattattaaattataagttaaaattaggttaaaatatactTTAAGTCCCTGTACTTTTCATGTATTTgagatttaaagttttttttttaatttgaaaactaTAAGTTGAGTTATTaacttcattaaaaaaaatttgttaaattcaagatcattacttcattttttttattgcatGTGTTCCAAgtaaggtttatttatttatttatttcaaaatgttatgccaataaatttaataaaaaaattttaacggtGTCAATAATTAgattcgaattttgaaatttaaaaagtaatgagacaaaattcctagaaataaaagtaaatggactaaattctaaatatatagagagtttaaggactaaattcaaAGTTCCTGCTCCATACACTTAAATTTAGTCACTCTActtttattttcagaaatttaatcttatacgagattattttcttttttaaattcatcgacatgacattttgaaattaaaaaacaaaattctcACTTAATAGCTCTAtagcaaaaaaataatattatactaaattttaatttaataaaaaaatttaactaattaaacttattttttaatctaGAAAATAAAAAACGCTAAATTTGAAATATACCAAAGAATAAGAATACTTTAGcttaaattatataaaagaatGGTTCTGATTTAGGGAATTTGGAATACGACTTTCAAGTCATCGGCTCAACCATATGAATAGGATaactcatttaaaatataaattatttattaaataaagtaattagttgataagaaaatacaataaaatatttcatcgataagcaaaataaaaaatagtgatttagggtgggtttggatgggcgattaggTGCGGTGTGGTGCGTTTatcttactttttgtctcacgctacagtatcgctacagtatctaatctcaccgccaccgctatttttacactgaCCGTAGATAAACGCACCGTCTATCCAAACTCACCCTCATTTACCGCGATTACaagttttgaatttattttaaggCTAAACTCATTATTTaacttttgaaatattttttttattttgttacttgaaatataatttttgtatagtTTTACCTTTAAAAGTTATATACATCCAATAAAAATGTGTTAGATGTGACGTTTTTATTGGCAAGTTTTTTATTTAGAGTATATTAGAAcgaaaatgataatttaaatattaaaataaaaaaattaaatatcaaaatagaaataataaaatttaattctaagCTTTATATTAGtgatataacttttttttaggtGTTTTGCATTTAAAGTCACCAATCCTaacatcaattttcatacaagtTACAAatatttagggtgggtttggatgggcgattaggTACGGtgtggtgcgtttagcttactttttgtctcacgctatagtatcgctacagtatctaatctcaccgccactgctgtttttacactgaccacaggtaaacgcaccgcccatccaaactcacgcTTAATTTACTCAATCCACGAGTCCGTTTCAAAAAACTGtttctttttagttttgtttGCTTTCGAAATAATTTGAAAGTAAGCAATAAACCCAGTTTATTTgaacttgtttttaatttttatttttggtggtGAGTTTTGTTTCTCGATTTTATTGAGAGTTCATAAAGTGAAAATACCTCGAAAGATGTCTAGTAAGATGCACCGTATGTATTGCACATGACTGGTCTTAAACCCAAAAAAGTTCTCCGAGCTACCTTAGGAGGAAGTTTGAAATTGTATTTTAACACAAAGTTGCAAACTTCACCATAATCCCAAGTCTATATCAATTGAGTGAGTCAAATTGGTATTGGTCGAGATAATCAAGATCTGACCAATTCAGATTTCAGAatttctaatttgtttcaagttTAGGTCAATTAAATTCGAGTTGTTAACTTTTTATAGTCAAATAAAGTTGGAACAAATTTTAGttcaaaaataatattgaaatatatttaaattgatCAAGTTAAGTTTTCGAGTTCGAATCAGATGGATCTATATAAATACCAACTTGTATCACTATTGCTTCTTTCTTCATGACATGAACACTAACAAGCATAATTGCTAAAAGAAATGGTACTTCATTCCTTTGTTATTTGAGCATCATGACCAAGTTTTAATTTGACATACCTATTATCTGCAGTTTCGTGGTTACACACCGGATCAAAGTTACACGAACTCTTCATTTTTCCTACATTATTCATGTTCAACAACTGTATTCAACACATATCCGAACATGAATAATGGGATAAgccttcaaaaataaaaataaaataaaatttgaatatactCACAGACTATGAACTCACAATGAAGATTGATATAGACACCCAGCAACCTCACAAACATCACCTACTCCACCATCCGATTCTCCGGCTCCAAAATCTTCACCCTCACCAAGAAAATCCCCACAATCAGCTCCGAGCGGTCCTTCATCCCCCTTTTATGGACCTGCAACTAAATCTTCTCGAACTGCTCCTAGCAGCAGTCTTTCACCAATCACCACCATTGCCCTCATGAACAGAGAATAGTTTTCAACCACGTCTCACATTGGGGTTTCGACTTTTACCACGGGTGCTTTTGGCCATATAAATCTCTAAATATTCTCTCCTTTACAATAATCTCAATTTTATTTTCAGTTCCCTACTAAATAGTATGGCTTATTTGTGAAATGGGTTCATAGCAATATATATTTGGACACACACAACTAATGACAACATAAAGCAACAAATAATGACAACATTGGTATATATTATAGTAAGGGAAAGCATTCCAAAACACATGAAACTGTAACTCATGGCAAGACTATGTATAAACCAGTGTTACagctcatgtatatatattttattgtattttacatTTTGAGTAGCGGAAACCCATCAAAAGTTCCGGTTTTCGTGATAGAATATCCGGCTACTCGACAATCTCACATTCACACATAACATTATAACAATATACCAAAGATCATGACAGCAATAAGTAAAACAAGCAACAATCATAAAGAGACTGGTGACAAGAATCAAATCATCAATCAACAAGCTTCATATTATGCGACTGGAGGGCGAAGAACGTGATCCTGTGATGTATCGACTGCAGCAGGTGGCATGAATTGCCACATGGCGAGACTTGGAAATCCGATGACAGGCATCAACTTGTTTCCAGCAGCTTGCCTTTGAGCAGCTAATGCAGCAGATATTGAAGGGGGCTGCGTCAAGAAGCCTGGC contains:
- the LOC107928940 gene encoding SPX and EXS domain-containing protein 1 isoform X2: MFGGQVAAPINSPHLRRSGSRAVVSDLGAELGNGVENSYVHPLEINGSKNASIPLVTAAIVPSPTLLWRFKVLLFLLWGFICGKTGWQSVMRMSADLRDLFLYEAFLYYNPLLLVTTMAWLWGINLWVFSRSNINYAKIFDLDQNHLTHREIWKCATWMTIIVPTSMTAYLYLYSNGEVSLAASQPVLLYFAVVMLLIFPFDIFYFSSRYYLLRALWRIVLPLQAITFSDFFLADILTSMAKVFSDIERSVCRMVHRQVATIAWFEADSVCGSHSVAIPLVLVLPYLFRFFQCLRQYRDIGERSALLNALKYSTAVPVIFLSALKYHVLPESWTNFYRPLWLLSSVLNSLYSFYWDVARDWDFSFARMFKFNKSHLYSHLLHGRTWVYFWVIGSNLILRCTWTYKLSAHLRNNYLTVFTIAALEIFRRFQWIFFRVENEWNKINFRPNMQLSMNDPSDDEVKLLSSSAGYNV
- the LOC107928940 gene encoding SPX and EXS domain-containing protein 1 isoform X1, producing MFGGQVAAPINSPHLRRSGSRAVVSDLGAELGNGVENSYVHPLEINGSKNASIPLVTAAIVPSPTLLWRFKVLLFLLWGFICGKTGWQSVMRMSADLRDLFLYEAFLYYNPLLLVTTMAWLWGINLWVFSRSNINYAKIFDLDQNHLTHREIWKCATWMTIIVPTSMTAYLYLYSNGEVSLAASQPVLLYFAVVMLLIFPFDIFYFSSRYYLLRALWRIVLPLQAITFSDFFLADILTSMAKVFSDIERSVCRMVHRQVATIAWFEADSVCGSHSVAIPLVLVLPYLFRFFQCLRQYRDIGERSALLNALKYSTAVPVIFLSALKYHVLPESWTNFYRPLWLLSSVLNSLYSFYWDVARDWDFSSFARMFKFNKSHLYSHLLHGRTWVYFWVIGSNLILRCTWTYKLSAHLRNNYLTVFTIAALEIFRRFQWIFFRVENEWNKINFRPNMQLSMNDPSDDEVKLLSSSAGYNV